The genomic stretch TTTCTACCTCCGGTTCTATTATCACTCCCAAGTCCCTCCACCCTCCTCCTCATAGTAATTTGCTCAAGTCTCGGAGAAATATGGAAGAATGAGGCAAACACAAGAACTAAATTAATCAGAGATCCGAAAACATCAGTTGGTACTACTATGGTCAGAAGCCAACTCTGGAAAATCTGTTCTCGCCATCTCTTTGAACCACAGCATACAGCTGTTAGCCTACTACACTTGTAAGCATAGCTACATAATATGTGCATTGAGGGACTGTAAGAATGTTGACAACTTAACGTCTTAGATACATCAAATACGGCATAGAAAACTACAGTTGCTTGCCCCGAGTTTCTGAGAGTTCATAGTGCTTTTCCATCTAGTCAAGATCAATCACGCTGTCCAATAGGTAATCAATATCAAGAGCTATGACAGCTTTCCCATCAAGGTTTCCGATTTCACATAATGTCTTCCTTTTGGTGTCGATCCCTGCTACATCTTGGGCAATTGTGCAATCTATTCCAGGTGAAACCTGCAACAaatggttgattattgtgagaACGTTAGTTGGGTTTAATGAGTTGGTCTCACATGTGAGAACGTAAGTTTTCGCGATGTTAATACATTATGCAAGATTAAGGGAAAGTACTTACAGAGTAAAGAATGTCTCCGAGTTTGAGTTTTACAGCTCCGCTCTTATGTATAAGCAATTTACCCATCAGTCCTTCAGATAAGTCTTCCAAACTAGAGGTCCGCTGTGAGGTACCACCTGTAATGGAGGATCCGTCTTGGGCCAATGCAAGTGAACCCTTCTGAACTGGTGTTGGGTAGCTGCCTGCTTTTTCTTTCCCCTTCGCTGAAGCAAGTCGCTTCATAGCTGGCAGTGACTGTGGAAGTTGGAAAAACAGCAGCCTGTTGTTCTCGCCTGACTCATCTGGGTTCTGCAAAGAGTTACCAGTGTTTGTGTAAGAATAGACGATGTCTTCGTATCAAAAGCTATGTTACTTCGACTCTTCTGATTCCCCCACGTACCCGTGTCCaacatgatagatgaaccaactcaaccaaaaccttaaggtgatggttgaggcccaactattacaaatattcctattacgctccctcactcaaatgcccgttgggcttgaagagtggttagttgtgcaccggctcccccgtaccgtgtgttgggtttccacttcgaatttttgaggagttctgaggttgccaggatttgaacccgtgaccttcggtcacactggctctgataccatgatagatgaaccaactcaaccaaaaccttaaggtgatggttgaggcccaactattacaAATATTCCTATTACAACACTCGACACTCGGACAAGGGTATGACACTTCGACGCCTCATTTTAAgccaaaatatgcatatttttcaATAAAATGGCCGAGTCTGACACTTGGACACGTACCCGTGTCGGATACTTTTAAACGAGTTTGAGCAACACATATAAAAAGTGTAGGGAGTATATAACTGAATTCATTTCAACTACTCACCAGAAATCCAAGTGCAGATGCAGGGTTTATGGTAGTCTCATCATATTCTACCTCCCTTCCGAGTGCCCCAAATTCAGCCACATTAAGAATTTCTGTAAGCAGCAATGAGAAATTTAGGAAGTTATAAGCTAGGAAGTGTATCCCGAATTCAGCCTCGTGTGCTCTAATGTCAAAAACTCGACAAGTAGACGTAGAACAGCACTTGGACACTTCATTCTAAGCGAAAAtatgtgattttcataaaatagcTGAGTCACACACTAAACTTCAACGCGTACCCATCTGCACCACACTTAAACGAGTCTGGGTGGCTTGGACCAACAAAAAACCCGGAATATTGTGAGGTAATGTGAAATCATACCCGGATTGCCAGAGTAGGGTACCCTCCAAGGAATTGGATTAGGATAGTAACTGGTGTAATCCTGTAATAAACCACAAAACACAGATATATTAATATAAATCACATATATTAAGAAAACAGGGAAGATAGCAACTCCCAAGAGTCCTCACCCAGGGTTCTAAATAAGTCTCCATGGAACCAGCTACAGAACATGAAGAATCACTTGACTGCCCGGTGTCATCATCAAACTCCATCAAATCCAGGCCAGAGCGTTGGTTGTGACTACCAACTCGAAGACGATCAGACACCCTAGTGGTGGTGACTTGATTTGATTCATATGTGAATGCGACTTGCGCTGGAACTGCATGTATAAATAACTAATGTAAATCAACCCATTTTATAAATTGTGCCCCTCTTGACAAAAAAAATAAATTGCAACTAAAATTTTCAAGAGTGGCACCATCTGATAGAATTCATTTCATCTACGCCAAAGTCACAAAAACATGCATTAACCACTACGGCAAACACAGCGAGGAAGAGCTTGCAAGTTCAGTTATCTTATACAGTAGTGGTAACTTCTAAACAGAGCCAAGCTCAGCAACGTCATCGAGGTACAGTTACTAATCTATAACTAGTTAGTGTAGTTATGAGACCAGTATTGACAAAACATCACCCAACTGAAAACTATCGACTAGCCAGATCATGCTTGTAGATTCATTTTCCATATTTTGGGGCAGCAAAAATAATCTATCAGACTTTACTAAAATCAGtgaagaaacattaatttaatgTTTTGAATCATGGATAATAATGAAGATGATTGTAACACCGGGCTGTTACAATGACTGTACTCCGTAACAGATTACAGAGCCTCTTAGTTTAACAAAACCAGGTATTACACACCAAACTGAGAGAATGTCACGGGGCTGTTACGGACAACTGGAATTGAGtgtgaagaatcagcaagtttaTTTTGGAAAGCTCGCACTTACTTTCAACTTTTGGCTGTTGCTGCCGAAGATGCTCCTGCAAAAGAAAGCCATATTATACTCAGTATCTTTTATGTTTGTAAAATAAGCTTTCAGAAGGAGCATCATTCATAAGTGGAATATGACCCGAACTAACACACATGATCCAACTAACCCAACCGGAAAACACAACTTGACCCGAGAGGGCCCAACCCAGAACAACCCGGCCCAAAAATGAGACAATCCGAAAAGActaatttggaattaaatctcTTATAATTATGACCCGAAAATAACCTAACCCGAAACGGCCGGATCCAGAAAGACCTGTCCTGGAGATGACCTGACTCGAGATGACCACATGGTGTATGTCCCACATAAGATTCATTTTTCATGTCTAATTGTCTATCCCATTTGATTTAGAGTTGTTCATGGGTCATCCCGATTCCCGTCCATTGAACACGCCCATCCCGCCCGCTAAATAAACGGGTACAGATAAGGCATTTTAAGAAAATTACAAAGGCCGGCCCACTAATCCGCCCCAAACCAACTAACTCGCTTGTCCGTGAGCCCAAAAACTAACGTGAGCCCAACCCATATTATAAAGGTTCAAATTTCAACTTGAAGAGTAATTAGAGTAAAAATATAAtagggggtacaaaattgttttttttttttttttggtgtagacTATCCAGTTTAATCCGGATAATCCGGATTCGAGTCGGGTAGGACCATTAAGGCAATAAAGCTCTTCCTCATGAGTTTTAACACGATGCATTCCAGGGCTCGAACAGGTCTAAGCTAAAGCAACCCGTATCAGTTGATCTAAGTAATCATAAAATTTTTACTCCGTACTTCTTATCATGATTATGACATACTCTCCCTAATTAGGAGTTTCAGACCACCGGTTAACcgaattaagttttttttttggatgaaCCGGTATATCCGGTATCCACCGTCGACAACCGTAACTATAAATAAGTAAACATTAGCATATTCACAATTTCATTACATAAATTAGAGAGAATAGAAAGATTGTACTACATCGAAACGCCGTAGAAGCCGCTGCTTGGCCTCCGACACCTCTTCACGATCTTCATCGACGTTCTCTCTGCAAAATTGCAAATCACATCGAAATACTAATCAAAATCGGAAATttagtataaaaaaaaaaaactcaaattaatgaaattaaGTAGTAATTTACGTCTTAGGTACAGCAGATGATCTAGTCTTTCTTCGATTTTGAGGTTTTGGCTGAAATCTTAACTGTaattttcaaattaaaaaaattagggtttacgacTTTAAAAAAGAACAAGATTTCGATAATTGCGATTGAAAATTTGGTAGATAGACTAACCTTACGAGGAGGAGGTTTGTCGGAATCCATGAAGTTAATGTCGGCGGGGGAATATTCCGGCGAGATTCGGTGTTGGTAATTAGGGTTCTGGTGAAAGATTAAAAATTTGGGGAAATGTTTTGGGAGAGAATCGAACCCGTGACGTTGTGTAGAAAAATGAATACTAAGGGTTTACCGCTGAGCTGACAACGCTATTTGTAGATTGATCTATTTGTTTTATTAATGTACTATAGCGAAACTTCAAGCACACAATACCTAATTATGTAGGATAGGTATAAAGTTAAGAAATTTTTTTGTCGCCTCGGAGGATGTCCTCCTTACACCTAAATGTAATTCACCAATAGAATACTATAAAGTTTTAAGTGTAAAGAGTACGGTCCTTCCGAATGACACAAGAATTTTTCTAAAATTAATTGCAtattgttttatatttttatacATCTACATTCATCCATGAGCAATAATCTTACTCAAtttgtcttaataataataataataataataataataataataataataaacttactCAAAATATTGCAATTTTGATGTTATTTTTCGTCATTGTAGTTTATAATTGAGCGTTCTTCATCAATCTACATTTCACATAGACTTACCATGAAGCcacattttttggattttttttttttttttttttttttgataaggtaagaaaactaggttgatcttCTAGTGTAgaaccaacctatctcatcctttcgaatgagtgaggtaagttgaagccaccgactttcaaaccacctcgaaagagttggacatgaatgtccaatagaagccatgaagtcagcaaccttgttggcttcacgaaagaaatgtttaattatcacttcatcgaagaaatgaaagtctaatttcacatccttgataatactagagatTTCCCAAGGAATTTAATTTGCCAAGTACTACGAAGTGaattaataacacataaattatcaccctccacaattaactttgagattcctaagtgaTTAGCGGCTAAAATACCTTCTGTTAAACTGAGAGCTTCCACAACAAGAATACTATTTGATCCACACTTTTTTGCTCCTAAGAGAACGACtttaccattatgatctcttatacAATATCCTAAATCAGCTTTATTGCCTTCTATTTTTGAACCGTCGAAATTTAGCTTTAGAAAACTGTTTCTAGGTTtctcccaccaaatttcttccttactagaattgATTCTAGTTGACTTGTCTTTTTCGGGATTGTTGAGCTCCTTATGTCTAGTCTCATTCCAGATCTTAATGCTGAAGCCATATAAATAGTTTAGATCTTGGCACTAAAAAAGGTTCACCGGTGATGGTCATAATTTTCTTGTCTCTTCATTTGGACTAATGAAGTTGAAAACTAATAGAGTAACGCAATATTTGAACTAGCCAATGATAACAAAGGAAGGGTTGTGAGACGTAACGATTTAGTAAGAATAAAGTTTAGGCACTCGAATTTTTTATCTTCCTTTTATTTATCATCAGAAGAATGGTATGGGAGTTAACTATGCTTATAGAACCTTTTCGCGCCAACGCAGAGTTTCCTACTCATTTCGGCCCTTACTTCTTAGTCTAACGTAAGTTTAGTAAGGAATTACATGTCACATATTCTCGGGATTTTTAATTTTTGTACATAATAAAATAAGTTCATTAGATTTCGAAGGAGAACTTTATATTATGCTTATTACTAGTAGCTAAATAGCTAATGCATGAGAAGACAATGGATCTAGATTTAAGATAAAAGGTTACATTACTGCATAAGATGTATGAATTACTCATACCGCATCTTAATTGATTTTTGATTCATAACTTATATCATTTTATGAACTTAACGCTTTTTTAAAAGTCTCTGCTAGCTTCCTCTGATAATAATAGTGGAGCAATTATGAGGAGAGAACCCGACTTGACTTTTATCCAAATTGATAATATTAAAAATAGTGTTCCTTTCTATTTGATGGGCGAGAACAACGATTGCCAAAGTTTCAGAGCAAAGGTTGATGCTAACTTGTCACGAACTCTAAAGGCGTCTTACGGTTGAGTTGTTTATGATACGGATGGGTCTTGCATTAACATGTCTGCTTTTGACTCATGAGCGGAATCGGCTTTACAAGTTGAAGCCATTGGTATTAGGAATCTACTCCGATGGGCACTGCAGTCCAACCTTCTACATTTTTGGGTATCTTCTGACTATCTTCAAATTCTTTTACAAATTGCAGGTGTCCTGACTCCTCATCACTTATCCAAAGGCGTTCTTAATGATATTGGTCTCCTGTTACCATTTTTTCATTGTCTTAGCATTAGTTTTATTCCTCGTAATCTTAATAAGGTTGCCCATAACCTGGCTAGAACCACAATGGGTTTTTAAGTGTTTAActttacagctgccaaaaaaaaagtaaacatatTAAGAAAAAATGGCCTCGTAGGTATGTCAATCATCTTTTCTGGGTGTTACGCCACATTTTGATGGGATCTAGTGGCACAAAATAATCCATAGGTAATTGATCGAATGCCAATTTAGGCTCCAAATCGGTTAAGCTTTTTGACGAGAAAACTCGCAACAACTACCTTTTTAGTTTTTACAGGTGTTTAATGTTTATTAAGAAAATAAATCCTTAATATAGCCAGAAAACCATACAACATATTTGAGGACTAGAATACATAATCACACGTGAATAGTTAagtaccaaagttggctggtgtgagtggtaaggtctctcatctcttaaacaagtggttaaAGGTTTGATTTctaactcttgcgaatgaaaaaaccAAACTTGGAAGGGGTCAACCCATTCAATAAAAGTTcaattcctgactcttgcgaatgaaaaagtcaAACTTAAAAGGGGTCAACCTATTCAATAAAagtcaaacttgggaggggtcaactcATTTACTTGCCTTAAAGCCAACtttaagggtccgtttggatacaattttaggagggaaagggaggggagggggagtgaggggaggtgaagggaggggagagaaggggagggcaaatgaaatgtgggtgtttggataacaaaaattatgaagggaaatggaaggggaggaaggagggagatgaagaatggatggaggattgaaggatggtggtggtataattagagtccaaataatgttttctttccaaatcttgccacccttggaaagattataatttgttctatagaagggaaaataagtcctctcatttctctctccttccatttcctttctcccatattttttatccaaacaaaggaaattaaatccctcccttttcctccctccccttctctccaattccttcaatccaaacggaccctaagaGGGGTCAACTCATTTAATTGCCTTCATTATCCTTTAGGAGAGATTCCCGACTCTTAGAAATGAAAAAAATACATAAATAGCTAAGGCTTGTTACAAGTTTTATTGCTCACTAACTAACTTTTCATAAAATCGCATTATTTCCAATAATTTTATTCGGATCGAACGGTATAACCCATGAACAACTACCGACTCTAATATAGAGAGGCCAAACAATTGAAGGTGAGAACGCGGAGGATTGCGTCTCAAGCAGCTGCTGGTGATTGGAATTGGGTAAGTAACACCTAACATAGCCAACTTCCTTAATTTTCAataattcttttttatttttctcaACCAATTTCACTTCCCACTTTTTGCTAATTAATTACGATTAATTGTATTATTTGTGCAGCAAAATCAGCCAGTTTATCAGCTTTGCTCTTTCTCCAGGGCTTTTCTCCCTTCAGAAAATGGTAACAATTTATAAGTACTATATTATACAGTAATTTTAATCTTACAATTTatcctttttattttaatttgatttCATTGTTTTAATTTGTTCTTCATAATATTGTCAATATGCATGGATTTGACCTGGCTTTAAATCATTGatcatgtaattttaataaacCAAACTAAGAACTATTGGTAAGATTGAATTTGAGAGTTTAAATTATGTTTGATTAGTATTTTGttatacacaaaatctcattgaagacgacacGTATCCGTAACTtcaaagtgacggataccatttcctctcacaaatgacccaatagaggagagagggaagcacatgggggtgccccaccttgtcctcctatccgttttgtgagtgacattacccgtcacttgctccgacccgtcttcagcaagactaaccgGTTGTTATATGGGTTTTAATTCTTCATGATATATAGAAAGTGGGTATAATTGATATTATTGTGTAAGTGAATTTGCCTCAAGTATTTTGTGAATGACTGGTATGCTGGATTCTTGAGAAAGTTTTCGTCTTTTTGAAGTTTTCGAAATTATAATGTGTAAACCCCGGTAAGGGAACGGAATTATTAGGTGTAAACTGTAAACCCTGATGAGGGGAATTGTAATGTGTAAATCATGATGAGGGGTATGCGCGGAATCTCATGAAAGCGATTATCTAGTTTGTAAGAATCTGTCCATTTGAGCTAGCATTGATTAGTTATGATGTATTATGAATCAGAAGATGCAATAAACATGTAACTTGAAAATTTGTGTATCAGCTCAGAATTTGGGATTTCCGTGTGATGTATATTTGTGGTTCACTATGTTTGGCTGTTTGATTCAGGCTATGTATATTCGTGTTAAGCGTAGCACGACAACCTACTTCATTCAGTGTGATCCAACTGAAACAGTTTTAGAGATTAAGCAGAAATTACATGGCCTTATTGATCAGCCAGTTAGTGACCAACGGCTGATTATTGCTGATACTGGAGATGTTCTGGATGATGCTAAGACTTTGGCTGATCAGAAGGTAGTGCCAAAATCGTTGATTAATTGGCAAATTTGTTCTGTTTAACCTTATAATGTAGCACCTAAATCTTGAATGATGTCGGTTGTACTTTTATTATTAAACTGACTGATTATTCTTCGTTTTTAGGTTGAAAATGATGCTGTGGTTGCCTTGACTTTGAGAAAAGGTGCTCTTCTGCTTCCTACTTTTCAATTTCATGTTCTAAATTTAAAATCTCAGCGGTAAAACTAAGCAAATGCTAACCATTTATCCATACCGATCTTCAAGCCATTACCAGAGACGTTTACACATTTTACCGTCAGTGCCACCAAACCCCAGCTGGGCTTGGTGGGTTCTATTACCCACTGGCTGAAAGGTTCTTGAGGTTTTCAGCTTCCAGTAAAGATTATTACCTGAAATTCTTACTTTTTATTTGGTGATATGCTTTTTTGTGCCTGAAGGAAACCATTCTTAATTTGGTTAGTCTTATCGAATTGATGTCAATTGCCAAGTGCCCAACGATTACCCAGACATTGCTCTTGCTCTCACAAGTCCTAACTTAATGAAATGGAAGGAAACGTGATTTGTTATTGATGCTTGTTTATAAACCTAGTTTTGTTGAGCTGGAAATAAGGCATTTGCTTACATTGTGTATGCCAAATTGTCAGAACCACTGTGTAGGTCTCTCACATGTATTTCTCCATGCACAAATTAAACTATTGTGGCACCATCTTTGTTGTGAAGATGGTTATCAGGAAATATTTCAAACGAGTAGGGTTGACGGAAATCATAGATACATGCTTGTGGGCAACAGATGGAGTTGATGAGAGTTCTGGTGAGTGGTAAAGTTGGTATGGCCTTAAGATGTTGGTGTAGGACAGCCTTTTTGCATGTTCTGTGGCATTTAGTTAGCAAGTATGTGGTGCTCCGAAGTTGTTTTTTCAGTGTAAAAGATATTATTCTACAAACGAAGCACCGGCATTTTGAGGTGGAAGGTTAATCGTCTTCTGCCTAGATGCATTACCTCCAAATATAGATACATTAGTTCGTCTGCTGGCCACCACTCCCTTCCTCCTCTTTCCCATCT from Silene latifolia isolate original U9 population chromosome 5, ASM4854445v1, whole genome shotgun sequence encodes the following:
- the LOC141656543 gene encoding uncharacterized protein LOC141656543, whose protein sequence is MDSDKPPPRKLRFQPKPQNRRKTRSSAVPKTENVDEDREEVSEAKQRLLRRFDEHLRQQQPKVEIPAQVAFTYESNQVTTTRVSDRLRVGSHNQRSGLDLMEFDDDTGQSSDSSCSVAGSMETYLEPWDYTSYYPNPIPWRVPYSGNPEILNVAEFGALGREVEYDETTINPASALGFLNPDESGENNRLLFFQLPQSLPAMKRLASAKGKEKAGSYPTPVQKGSLALAQDGSSITGGTSQRTSSLEDLSEGLMGKLLIHKSGAVKLKLGDILYSVSPGIDCTIAQDVAGIDTKRKTLCEIGNLDGKAVIALDIDYLLDSVIDLD
- the LOC141656544 gene encoding uncharacterized protein LOC141656544 produces the protein MAMYIRVKRSTTTYFIQCDPTETVLEIKQKLHGLIDQPVSDQRLIIADTGDVLDDAKTLADQKVENDAVVALTLRKDDDEFEDVNIVKPNDFYQSREADGGSNW